The following DNA comes from Leishmania mexicana MHOM/GT/2001/U1103 complete genome, chromosome 8.
AACTTCCCGATGACGCCAGTAACCGCAGTGCGTGGCATCCAGACTCCAGTACCCACTCTGTGGGGTGGTCAAGCAGCCTGCAGCCGTGCCCTCCGGCACGGCTGGCGGACTCGCGGTGTTGGCGTACACGTCTGGgccggcgctgtgccgcggAAACTTATTGCCATGAGCCAGTTTGTGCCAGCTCAACGAGAGTCGTGTCAATGATTGAGCAGCACCACTCATTCCTCTGTTTCTTTGTGCTTGTGCCGCTTTTGGCGTGGTGCCTCGGTGTTGAGTATGACCCTGGACCCAACCTGCGCTGTATGCAGTGTGGTTGCAGTCTGCTGAACGACGCCAGACGGCGTTGGCCGCCCCGACTCCTTGATGAATCCTCGATGATAGGCTGCACTTCGCCAGAGATGCAttccaccaccacaggtTGGTAGGGCATTCGCTCTCCCAGGCTTTTGGCCCTCCGGTGTATCAAGAGCAAAGAGGCGTGGCTGTTGCGTTTCCGTGCTCGCACAAAAGGATATGCGCACAGGTGTGGACCCTCCCCCTGCTCCCAAAGACGAAGTTGAAGCCGTGGTGCTCTGGCTTTGCTGCAGTGACCGTACTAGACGCATACACCCTCACATCTTTCGATACACCTAAGAGTGACCTCGTGGCACGGAAATTTCTCTCGATGAGGTGCCAGGTGACGCCGCCCGCAGTCTTCACGCTATCGGAGTGGAGGCCAGCTTGCGCCGTCGAATGCGGGATACGAAAATATGACCCGATCGGATCCGGGCCACTCCTGCACGACTGGCTCAATGACAAGTGCTTGGCATGCGGGGGTGGTAACGACACCTCGGTATGACACAGCGCAGATGGGGCCACGGGTACGTCACCCTGGCGCTCGACTGCCTCATCTGTAAATGGGGCGCCGTCACCACGAGGCGGTTCAGCTCGCTCTCCGCCATGAAGAGAGTTATGACCCGGTGCCGACAGCGGTGGCTGGCGCCGAATTGAACTCCTTCCAGGAAGCGAACTGGAAATTTGACTGCAACCCTATTGCGAAATTGATCCGCGAAGAGCGTGCgtgccacagcagcacagaaGCGAAGGCACGCGAGCTTCAGAGCGCCGCGCTGGACCCGGCTGCCACGGTGGCCCCAAAGCGCACCAGGGAGTGAATGTGAATCGCCCATGCACTCACACCCACAACagtcaccacacacacgtagaGCCGCAAAGTCTCCCGCAAGTACAGGGCCGAATTCACGACTACTGCCAACAGCAGTCAAGAAGGCGGCTCCTTCTGCTGGAGCTGTTCATCAGCAGTTCTAGAAGCCAAACCTGACGCGATTGAAGGCAGCTCATGAGAAAGTACTCTGCGCGTCGCCCGAGTGCCGCCCTCCCTCGGACATGCCCATGAAAGGGTCAGGCTTCAAGGATGAATGCGGTCCCGCAACGCTGTCACCCCCAGCGATCCTTGATTATGGACATGCGCCCATGGCCCCcgcacaccccacacaccgGCGGTGAGAGAGGGCGTCCGCCATCTGAGTGCGCAAGGGCAGGCCAGCGTATTGCGTAAGGTGCGCCGGCCGGGGTCGAGCCGGCGTCCGGAAgcttctccccaccccctgctaCGTGGGGGGTGGTGCGCCTTTTGCCCCTCTCGAGGTTTCGCACGCCTGATGGCGGGCCTACGCCCCACCGCCAGGAAGAATGGtcccgcgacgactgcgcgAGCATAGGCGAGACAGGCTCCGAGCACAGCTTTCtggcccccgcccccaccgctCCACTGTGCACCCCCTAGGCTCGCTCCCCTCGGGCTGGCCCAACGCCAGCCACACACTGAGATAGGCGCGGCGCTTGCGGAGGTTCAATTTAGGCCCGCGTCTTCCTCGCTGGATCCTGAATTTCTTAGATGGTTGTCGTGCTCGTGCTTGCCTCCGCCAGAAAAAGTCCAAGATGGCCGGGCTACCGTGCGGAGCCCCAGGGGGACCAGCCCGAGGACCTCTTCATCACTGTGGGGGGGGCCCGCCGGATCCGAAGCCCAGCAAGACACCCCGGCGTGCGCCGCGCCTTTTTTTGCCGGTGACCTCACACACAGCGCGCCTTCCTCAGGGAGACAACCCCCTTCATTTTCGTCCTCGGGCAGATGCTTGTCCGcgagccccctcccctcagcacacccacacctgTGAGAGAGGCATGCGGATCtagcggggagggggtgaaggGCCCCTGTCGCCGCAGACGCATAGCGGCGtcccggctgctgcggcgcgtgcgggtAGGCCCTCCAGACACGCCATCACCCCCGGTGGTGTCGACGGAAATGGAGGATGATGAGGACCATCCCCCGACAACGACGTCACCGGGAAGCATGCCCTGGGACGCCGAGATGCGGGCGCTGTCCTGCCCAGCAGGCATGGTGTATTGCACCGAAACCAAGCCTGCGGCGTCTTCTGAATCCGTCCGGGTGGACCGGTGCGGCGTAGACGCCGGAGGCATGACGAGGACACTCCGAACCGCACCGCCGGATGCTCCAGCCCCGAATGCGAAGAGTCCCCCGCACCATGTTGtgggatgccgcggcttgaagCGACCCGGGGAGACGAATTGCAAACGGCCACGGCATGCGGCACGGCCAGGTTCGTGTGGCGCcgatcgcgcagcgcgtgtcTCAACAAagggcggagaaggacgcGGAGAACCGGGTGGACGCATGGTCCGCACCGAGGGCAGACGCCGTGTCCTAGACGACGGGACTTTCGCCGCCGCACAACGGAAGCAGACGAGCCGTTGCTGTGTATGCGTATATCGGTTGTCTTATGCGCAGTCGAATGGGCAGTTGGAAAAAAGGGGTGCTCTCTCAATATCTGCATGCGTTGTACTTTTTTTGTACTTAGTCTCTGCTGTTGTTTTCCTCCGCTTTCTCGTCGAAGGTAACCCCCTGTTTCCACGTTGCGAGAAAGTAGAATAGTATGCTCGCTATCACGGTGCACCGGCGGCTgctctcgtcctcctcgcgccCTTTCTATTACCGTGCTGCGCTGTTGCGCAGCGTACGAGCGGCTCGTCAGTGACTTTTCACCGTCCTGGTGTCTTCCAGTCACTGATGCATGCTTCTGCCTGCCTTTGCTGGCTTCCTCTCTGTTTCCCATACCCGCATCACGCACCTTCCACTGTtctcttcgccttcgccACTTCGCGTCCTTTGGCCCGATGCCGTGGTGCTGGTTGTACCTAtcaacacgcacgcgtgcacacgccaacACACAAGTATGAGCGCACTCATTCGTTTCCTCCCTCCTGTTTCCCCGacgtacacacatacacacacacgataTAGCACCCACCATTgacaccaccgcagccgaaAGGGACTAAGCCACGACTTTCTCTGCTCCACGCTTTTACCTCTCGTGACAGTCGTGTGTACTATTTCTTCGGCGCTGCTTCTGTTCTTCATTGTTGTCTTTTCCtaacgtttttttttctgtgtggCGTTTAGAGTTATTttacgcacacacgcacaggagcACGAGAGAACAACGGTTGTTCGTGTTCTTCGCTTCTTGACTGGGCTGAGCGACTCCGTCTCACTGTCTCCGGCGTTTTCGACCAAAACAACTGTGCTAAGCATTACCTGACGGCAAGATGTCCGCTTTGCCCAACGGTTCCATCCCAGCCGACTTAGAGAAGTCGATGCTGGAGATCATGCACGATGTCGGTCTCAGCACTCTGAGCAAGAACACTCTGCGCCGGCGTCTGGAGGCCAAGTACAAGATGGACTTTACGCCTTTCACGGCGGAGGTGGACCGGTTAGTGGGCAAGTTGATGACCACCCCTGAGATTCAGCGGGAGCTGGCCAAGATtcagaaggagaaggaggacATCAGCGCCCGCCGCTTGAAGCGTGAGCGCAGCCCCAGCGGCACCAAGAAATCTAAGGACAAGGAAAGTGCGCGCGGGAAGGAGAAAAAACCAGATGACTACCCGAAAGGTGCCCTCTCTCCGTACATCATCTTCGTGAACGAGAATCGCGAGAAGTTAAAGGCGAAGCACCCTGATATGAAGAACACCGAGCTCCTTTCAGAGATGGGCAACTTGTGGAAAAAAGTtaccgaggaggagaagagccGCTATCAGAAGCTCGCAGATGAGGACAAGCTGCGTTACGACCGCGAGATGGCGGCTTACATcgcccgcggcggcgctgtcttTAAGCGCGGCGGCAAGAAGGCAAAAAAGGCGAGTAAGGAGAAGGACCCGAAGGCGCCGAAGCGTGCTCTGACCGCGTACTTCTTCTTCGCCAGCGACTACCGCGCCAAGCACGCCAACATCCCCGCGAAGCAGCAGATGACCGAGGCCGGCGCGGCGTGGGGCAAGATGTCCGCAGAGGAAAAGAAGCCGTACGAGGAGCTGGCTGCCAAAGACAAGAAGCGGTACGAGGCGGAATGCTCAGGTCACGGCTCAAAGCCGTCTCCGCCGAAGCCTGCCGactctgcgtcgtcgtctccggCAGattcgagcagcagcgactcggATGAGAGCGACTAAACCGGCATGgtgcacagcagcgggggATGTCGATGGCCGcatctcttctccttccctctctccttccttcTTTCAAGCTTCT
Coding sequences within:
- a CDS encoding high mobility group protein homolog tdp-1,putative, translated to MSALPNGSIPADLEKSMLEIMHDVGLSTLSKNTLRRRLEAKYKMDFTPFTAEVDRLVGKLMTTPEIQRELAKIQKEKEDISARRLKRERSPSGTKKSKDKESARGKEKKPDDYPKGALSPYIIFVNENREKLKAKHPDMKNTELLSEMGNLWKKVTEEEKSRYQKLADEDKLRYDREMAAYIARGGAVFKRGGKKAKKASKEKDPKAPKRALTAYFFFASDYRAKHANIPAKQQMTEAGAAWGKMSAEEKKPYEELAAKDKKRYEAECSGHGSKPSPPKPADSASSSPADSSSSDSDESD